TGCTTTGTCGCCGACACGCTCACCGCTGACCTGACCTTCTACGCCAACGCGGCTATCGACACCGAGTGGGAGGCACTGCGGGCGTTCCGCGGCGTAGCCGAGGGCGACATGGTCCGTTACGCCATCCCGAAGCGTGAGCCGCTGCTGGTCGAGCACGAGCGGTTCCGGGACGCGGTGGAGGGTAAGGAGAGTGACATCGTCACCCTCCGACAGGGCCTGCGCACCGTGCAGGTCGCCTCCGCGTTGCTCGCATCGGCGGGCGACGGCAGCACGATCGACGTCGCGACCCGGCGTGGGGGTGCCAGCAGCGCACCGAGCCCGGAACAGGCACGGGTCTAGCCCCGGCCGTCCGCGGGCCTCCCGGCGGTGGCGCACAGCGCGGCCGGCATCAGCGTCAGCTCTATCTCTCCCGGAGGATCTGCCAGAATGACACCGGCCGTTCGTCAACCCAAGCTCGCGGTGATCGTCGCCAACGGGATCACCGGCGACTCCCGGGTGCAGAAAATCGCCATCGCCGCGGCCCGGGACGGGTGGGACGTCACCCTGATCGGCGTGGGCGGGGATCGCGTGAAGCGGACGAAGATGGGGCCGATCGACGTGGTCCGGGTCCCGGTCCGGACCCACATGCGGCAGGAGTTCGCGCCGCACCGGCTCCGCCGCAAGATCACCCAGTTCGGGATCGCGGACAAGCAGGGGCTGGCTCGGCGGCGCGCCGCGCACCAGGCCTGGGTCCGGCAGGTCACCGCCCAGATGGGTTGGCTCCGTGGTGAGCAGGATCAGTCGGGCGTGCGGCGGATGCTGGCGTTGCCCCCGAGGCGGGCGTTGGGCGCGGCGGTGCGGTTCGGCCGCGCCACCCACCGCCTCCGCGAGCGTGCGTTCGGCTGGGAGCAGGCGCAGCGGGAGAAGGGAAGGCCGAGCGGTGACTGGCGTCGGGACTGGCCGCACCTGCTGGATCTCGACCTGGCTGTCGGGCCGGTGCTTGAGGCGCTGAAGCCAGATTTGATCCACGCCAACGACGTCACGATGATCAACACGGCGGCGCTCAGCGTCGCCCGGATGCGGGCTCGCGGCGAGCGTGTGTCGTGGATCTACGACGCCCACGAGTACGTGCCCGGCGTCGACTGGCCCAAGCCCGCCATGGACAGCGCGTTCCCCGCCGTGGAGCGGACGTTCATCCGCCGGGCCGATGCCGTGGTGACGGTCTCGCCGGAGATCGCGGAGAGGCTGCGGCAGGACTACCGGCTGTCGGAGCTTCCGCTGGTCGTACGCAACACGCCGATCCGCGAGTCGGTGGGCGCCTCCGTTGCTCCGCCGTCGGTCCGGGTGGCCTGCGGGCTCGCTCCGGAGATTCCGCTCCTGGTCTACTCGGGGTGGCTGTCGGCGGAGCGGGGCCTCGGTACGGCGGTGAACGCGTTGCCGCAGCTTCCCGGACATCACCTCGCGATCGTCTCCGGCCGTACCAGCACGGAACTGGAGTCCCTGCTGGCCCGCGCCGAGGAACTCGGGGTACGGGAGCGGATCCACGTCGTGCCGTACGTTCCGCAGCACGCAGTTCCGGACTACCTGTCCTCGGCCGACCTTGGGTTGATCTGTTCGAAGCGCACGCTCAACTATGAGCTCTCCCTGCCGACCAAGCTCGCCGAGTACCTGCACGCTGGGCTGCCGGTCGTCGCCAGCGACGTCAAGACGCTCGGGGAGTACGTGTCGCGGCACGGTGTGGGGGAGTCGTTCCGCGCCGACGACTCGGCGACATTCGTCGCGGCCGTCGAGCGGGCGACGGCTCGGCGTGCCGAGCTGGCGGCCCGGATCACGGAACCGATCCTGCGGGAACTCTCCTGGGAGGAGCAGAGCGCCGGCCTGATGGCCCTCTACCGCGAGGTGACTGCGCTGGCTCCCGTGACACCGTCCGTCGAGGTCCCCTGGACCGTTGACGAGCACGCCGCCCCGCCGGAGAAGATGGCGGACAGCCCGCCGTTGGACAGGTGGCGGCCGCTGGGGCAGACCCGGGTTCGGTTGGGCCTCGGACCTGCCAACTATGCCGGGCAGGCGGCGGCGTTCGCGCAGGCGATCTGCCGAAGCAATTCGGACGTCTCGGCGGAGGTGGTGATGCGCCGAGGGACGTCCACCTTGCAGTACCCGGCCGACGTTTATCTGGACGTCGACCGGCTGGGGGAGCTTGCGGTGCAGGTCGAGCAGGTCGAGCGGGTGATCGGGCGATACACCCACCTCATCGTCGACGCCTTCATGCCCGTGTTCGGTTTTCTCAACGGGGACAGCATCCAGGGTGACCTGCCCGCCCTTCGGCGAAGCAAGATCAAGGTGGCCGTTCTGGCGCACGGCAGCGAGGTCCGCCACCCGCTGCGGCACCTGGAGCGACACGAGTTCTCGCTCTTTCGCGACTCCCCTGAGGGGACCGTGGAGCGGTTGACGGCACGGGTGGAGCGCAACCACCGGATCGCAAAGGAGACCGAGCTGCCGCTCTTCGTCACCACACCGGACCTGTTGGCGGATCTCCCCGGCGCCACCTGGGTACCCCAGGTGGTCGACGTGCACGCGTGGGCGAGCGACGAGCCGGTGATGGAGCGTCGCCGGCCGGTCGTGCTGCACGCGCCGTCCAGCCGGTGGACCAAGGGCACGGACCGGATCCTGCCGGTCCTCTCCGAACTACATGAGCGGGGTGCGATCGAGCTGCGGCTGATCGAGAACACAACGTGGTCCGAGGTTCGGGATCTGGTGAAGTCCGCGGACATCGTCCTCGACCAGTTCGCCACGGGCGCCTACGGCACGTTCGCCGTGGAGGCCATGGCTGCTGGCCGGCCGGTCGTTGCGTACGTCGACGAGAGCATGCACCTACGCCTTGGTGCGAATCCGCCGATCGTTAGCGCCACACCCGGCACCCTGCGGGAGGCGATCGGGTCTCTGATCGACGACCGTGACCGGGCGGTCAAGATCGGTGCGGAGTCAGTCGTGTATGCCCGCGAGGTACACGACGGTCGCCGGACGGCCAGCGCCTTCGCCGACTTCCTGAGCTAGTACTGCAACGGCGGGTCGTGACTTATGGCGGTTTGAGTCGTTTGCGGTAGTGGGCGGCTCGGGCTTGTTCCTGGCGGCGACGGCGGAAGTCGGACCAGCGCAGGATGTGGTCGGCTCGACGGCGGGTGGTCAGGACGAGGTGGGCGAACAGGCGGCGGATTTCGTTGCTGCTCAGCGGGATCTGGCTGCGCTCGTTTGCGGTGGTGCCCCCTTTGCGGCTTCGAGGGCGCGGGTGACGACGAGGAACGCGGCGGCGGCCATCGCGAGGGTGATGTGGGCGTACCAGGCGTCGTAGCGGCGGACCTGGTACTGGTCCAGGCCGACCTCGTTCTTCGCGGTCTGGAACGATTCCTCCACCGACCAACGGCTACCGGCGACCCGCACCAGGTCGCGTAGTCGGGTGCCGCGGGGGCCGAAGCAGACGTAGTAGGCGATGTCGCCGGGATCCGTGATCGAGCGTCGGGCCAGGACCCAGCCGCGGCGGCCGTGGGCAAAGGTGCGGCGGATCGGCAGCCGAGCCCAGTCGTAGCGGCGCGGCCCGTGCGCGCCGTCACCACACGACAGTCGTTGCCACGCGCCCGCACGCACCCTGCCGATCAGCTCGTCGACACCGGTGGTGGTGTGCAGCCCGGAGGGCACCCGATCGTCGCGTCGGGTGGCCATCACGTACGCGATGTCCCGATCCTCCAACCAGCCCCGCAGGCCAGGGTTCTGCCCGTAGGCCTCATCGGCCGTGAACCACGAAAACGGCACCCCCGCGGTGACCGCCCGCTCCAGCATGGCCTGCGCCTGCTGCGGCTTGGTCGCGAACCCGACGGCGTCCGGGATCGCCGAGCGCCGGCACCGGTCCCGATCACCGGTCCACGACTTCGGCAGGTACAACTCCCGATCGATCAACGCCCGACCCCGCGGCGTGGCGTAGCACAGGAACGTGCCGATCTGGCAGTTCTCGGTCTTGCCCGCCGTACCCGAATACTGCCGTTGGACCCCCGCCGACGCACGGCCCTTCTTGACGAACCCCGTCTCGTCAGCGATGAGCACCCCGGCCGCATCGCCGATCTGGTCCACCACGTAATCGCGCACGTCATCGCGGACCGCGTCCCGATCCCACGCCGCGCTGCACAGCATGCCCTGCAACCCGTCCGGCGACACATGCCCAGCCTGCTCCGCGAGGGTCCAGCCGTTACGCCGCTCCAACGGTGCCAGTAGCCCCCGCACATACGCCCATGCCCGCCGCCGCGGCTCCACCCGCTCAAACCGATGCGCGAACCGGAAGAACAACTCCTCCAACCCGGCATCCCACGGCCCGACCACCCGCGCATCCACCACAACCAACCAACGAATGATCAGCACCCGAAGCTACGACCCGCCGTTGCAGTACTAGGGCGGTGCCTGACCCGAGCCGCATGCCGGTGCCACCAGATCGGCGGTGGCACGGCATCGGTGGTCGGGTCAGTCAGCCGAGCGGCGTGTCGCGATCGTAGGTGATCCGCCCGCCGTCGACCGCCGGTGGGCGGCTACGAGTATTGAGTACGGACCGCGGATCACACTACGTCGAACGCGGTCTTCGCGGGGACGATACGCCGCAGCAGTCGGTGCCGGTTGACTCCTGCGTGGCCCCGCGTTGCCGGTCGCCACCGAGTGCGCGGAAAACGGTTCTCCCGGTTGTGGTACTGGCCGTTCCGTGCGCTGCAGTGGCTGCCACGGCGTCCGGGTCGGCGGACCAGGCGCGGTGATGCGCCATGGCCACGGCGTCGTAGCCGTAGCGGACAACGCATGCCGGGCCAGGTCCAGGGCGAGACGACGGCGAACCGAGCACGAAGCCGACGGAACCCGTCGGCGAGAGAGGCCGGGTCGGTCTCGACGGCGACGAACTCCGCGGTGAGGAATGGGCGGTGGCGGCTTGGGTGCCAGGGCGTCACCACGGCGACGTCACTGGAGAGAGCTATGTCCACACGCGTCTGTCCCCTCGAGACGTTGGGCCGCCGGGCACCACTACGCATCCCGGCTGTTGTCGGTAAGGCGGCTGTCTTCGGGATGGTCGCTGTGGGCCGGTCCGACGTGCCAGACCTGGCCCACAGCGCCTCGGCTTCGTGACGAATCGAGCCGGGTGGTGAGGTGGCAGGGCGGACGTGTCAGCCGAGGTGTTCGGCGAGGATCCGTACGACTCGCTCCGCCGCGTGACCGTCGCCGTAGGGGGTGCCCCGATCGGCCTCCGGCGCGGTGCGGGTGGCCGTGGCGACCCACTGGGCCGAGCCGAGCGCAGCCGGGTCCGGCACCAGACGGTTCCAACCGTATGCGAGGGTCTCTACCCATTCGGTTTCCGAGCGCAGAGTCGTGCACGCCCGGCCCAGCAGGTAGGCCTCCTTCTGCAGGCCGCCCGAGTCGGTCACCACGCCGACCGAGCCGAGCACGGCCGCGATCAGGCCCGTGTAGCCCAGTGGTTGCCCGACGTGCACCGCACCTTGGCCGACCTTAAGACCGAAGTGGTCGGCGCGGGCGAGTAGCCGCGGGTGCGCCAGCAGGGCGACCGGCACAGGCAGCTCCGCCAGCGCCGCCAGCAGTGCGGCCAGTCGCACCGGGTCGTCGGTGTTCTCCGCCCGGTGCAGCGTCGCGAGCAGGTAAGGGGCGTCCGGGTCGATGCCTTCCGGGAGGGCGGGCCGGGGGTGCTGCCCGCTCAGTACGGCGTCGCGGATCCGCAGACACACGTCGACCATCACGTCCCCTGCCAGCACCGTGCGTTCGGCCAGCCCTTCGGCGGCGAGGTGGCGCACGGCCTCCTCGGTGGGGGCCAACAGCAGGTCGGCGCAGTGATCGGTCAGAACCCGGTTGTGTTCCTCGGGCATCCGGCGGTTGAACGACCGCAGCCCCGCCTCCAGGTGGGCCACCCTGATGTGCTGCTTCACTGCGGACAGGGCGCCGGCGAGGGTCGAGTTGGTGTCGCCGTAGACGAGCACCCAGTCGGGGGCACCCTCGGCGAGGACCGGGTCGATGGCGGCGAGCACCCCGCCGGTCTGCGCGCCGTGTGATCCCGAGCCGATGCCCAGGTGGACGTCCGGGGCGGGAATCCCCAGGCCGGAGAAGAACACGTCGGAGAGATTGGCGTCATAGTGCTGGCCGGTGTGCACGATGACGTGTTCATGATCGGTCTGGGCGAAGGCGGCCGCGATCGGCGCCAGTTTGACCAACTGTGGACGTGCTCCGACGACGCTGACTACCTTCACAGCTCTGACTCCTGCACTTTCGGACGCTGGACGAATGGTAATCGCCCTTATGGGCGGTTGGGAGAACGCCTGGACGGCGAGGGACTATTGGGCCATCACGAGGCTCAGCGGGACCACGATACGTCACCTTGGTCCCTTCCGGCGGTGGCTCCCGCCCGGTATGGGCGGGCATCGGAGGGCTGGCAGCCGGTTCGACCGGGGGAGGGCTAGCGTTGGATCATCCGTTGCGTGCGGCGACCGTTCGACTCACCCGCACCACCGGTTCCGTGGCCAGATGCGGGCTCCTGGCGATTCGCCGGCGCTGCCGTACACTCGCCGGGGTTTCCGGTGCAGAGGGGCCTGGGTGAGAGGGAGGTCTGCCGTCATGAGCGGTGACGAAGCTGTTGGCTCACACGGTGGGCGGGGCCGGGTGGTGATGCTGGTTGACAACGCGGTCAAGGGCGACTCTCGCGTGCAAAAGGCGGCCTGGTCAGCGGCGGAGGCGGGATGGGACGTCATTCTGCTCGGCCGCGGCCGGGCTGGTCAGCCGGAGAGCTGGGAGCTCGGGCAGGCCGAGGTGCGGTTGGTGCCGATGGTGGCTCCCATGGCGAAGCGTCGGCGGGAACTGCGCCGGGTGTGGCAGCGGGGCCTGCTGGCCTATCCCCCGAACGGTGTCGCTTCATACCGGCAGCAACAGATGAAGGCGTGGCGGGCGGATCTGCGCGTGCGTGCCGACCAGCTTCGCCTGGCCGCCGCAGCGGGCGGGAACGATCAGCGTCTACGGCTGCAGCAGCGGATGCTGCGCGCCGAACGCGCTGCGGCCCGTATCACACAGAAATGGGTTTCGTTTCGCTTCTGGCAGTTGACGCAGGGACAGAACGCCCGACGCAACAGCATGGGCCCGTTGTCCCGCGTGTCGACATGGTTCTGGGAGGCGGTCAAGGGTGACGGTGCGTGGCGGCGGCTGGAACCGGGGCTGTGGGACTACGAGTTGGCCTACGGACCGGTCATCGACGAGCTGCGCCCTGACCTGATCCACGCGAACGATTACAAGATGCTCGGGGTGGGCGCCCGTGCCACGATCCGGGCGCGTGCCGCCGGCCGTGACGTCAATCTCGTCTGGGACGCCCACGAGTTCCTCCCTGGCCTCAACCCGGCGCTGGCCAAGGGCTCGTGGCTGCGGGCGCAGTGCGCCCACGAGCGGGAGTACGCTCCGTTCGCCGATGCGGTTGTCACTGTGTCCGAGGCGCTGGCCGAGCTGCTCCGGCAGCAACACTCGCTGTCCGAGCGACCTGCGGTGGTCATGAACGCTCCCAGCGTCAGCGGAGCCGACGACGCCGACAGCCGCGAGTTCCTGGACCTTCGCACGCGCTGTGGCATTGGCGCGGACACTCCGCTGCTCGCCTACTCGGGTGGCATCGCTCCGGTCCGGGGGGTGGACGTCATGGTCGACGGGCTGCCCCAGCTGCCCGGGGTGCACATCGCCCTGGTGTCGCTGCCGCCGGGTCGCCCCTCCACGCCGTTCATCGACAAGCTGCTTGCCCGAGCTGCGGAGTTGGGCGTCGCCGGGCGGGTGCACGTCCTGCCGTACGTCGCACACAATCAGGTCGCGCGGTTCCTCTCGGCCGCCGACGCTGCGGTGAGTCCCCTGCACCACCTGCCCAACCACGAGATCGCGCTGAGCAACAAGTTCTTCGAGTATTCGCACGCTCGGCTGCCGATCGTGGTCAGCGACGTGAAGACGATGGCCGAGATGGTACGGACCACGGGCCAGGGTGAGGTGTTCCGGGCCAAGGACGTGGACGACTACGTCCGGGCGGTCCGTGCGGTGCTCGCCGATCCAGCGCGTTACCGGGCGGCCTACGACCGGCCGAGCCTGCTGGAGGAGTGGACCTGGGAGACGCAGGCGAAGGTCCTCGATGAGGTCTACCGCCGATTGGCGCCGGAAAAGGCGCCGACCGTGGCGCGAGAGAACGAGAGCCTCATGCTGGAAGTCGGTGCGTGATCCGTCCGGGAGCCGGTGGAACACCCTGGTCGCGGGCAGCTTAGCGTCCTGCCGATGGAGAACCGGACGGGTGTGGTTGCCGTAGACTCGCCGCGTTCTTCAGCGGGACCGGTGCAGCGGAGGGGCGGAGAATGAAGGGCGATGGTGCTGGCGTGGCGTCGGGGACCGGTGGCCGGGTTGTCATGTTGGTCGACAACGGTGTGCACGGCGACTCGCGGGTGCAGAAGGCGGCCCGATCGGCGGCAGAGGCCGGGTGGGAGGTGATCTTGCTGGGTCGTTCGCCCGGCGGACCGGCGCAGAGCTGGCGGCTCGGTGGGGCCGAGGTGCGCCTGATTCCCATGTCGGATCCGCTCCATCGCCGGCGGCACGAGTTCCGGCGGGCCTGGCTGCGCTGGCCCCTGGCATACCCGCCGAACGGCATCGCCGCGCATCGGCAGCAGAGCGTGAAGGCTTGGCGGGCGGACCTTGCGGTCCGCGCCGCGCAGCTTGCCGTGGCCAACCAGGCAACGCCCCGGCTGGAGCTGCGCCGCCGGGCGTTGCGTGCCGAGGAGATGATCGCCCGGGTGGCCGGCAAGTGGGTGTCGGCCCGCCACTGGATGCTGACCCAGGCCCGTCGCCGGCGGCGCCTGCGCAACCCGTGGGACCGCGCGTACACGACGTTCTGGCAGGTGGTCAAAGGGGGTGGCGCCTGGCGGAAGCTGGAGCCCGGTCTGTGGGACTGGGAGCTTGCGTTCGGCCCGGTGCTCGATGATCTACGCCCTGACCTGATCCACGCCAACGACTTCCGGATGCTGGGCGTCGCCGCCCGCGTGAAGATCCGCGCCGCCGCGCGTGGCCACGAGATCAAGGTCGTGTGGGACGCCCACGAGTTCCTGCCGGGCCTGCGGCCCCGGCAGGACAACGCCCGCTGGCTGCCTGCCAACCGGGCGCACGAGCGGGAGTACGCGACGGTCGCCGACGCGGTGGTCACGGTCTCGGAGGCGCTGGCCGACCTGCTCGTGCGGGAGCACGGGCTAACCGAGCGTCCTGCGGTGGTGATGAACGCGCCCAGTATGGGCGATGCTCACCTGGGAGATGTGGGTCATGTTCCGGACTTGCGTTCGCTCTGCGGGATCGGCAGCGGCACGCCGTTGCTGGCCTACTCCGGTGGCATCGCCCCGGTGCGGGGGGTGGACGTCATGGTCGACGGGTTGTCTCAGCTTCCGGGGGTGCACATCGCCCTGGTCTCCCTGCCGCCGGGGCAGTCCTCGACGCCGTCGATCGACGGGCTGCTGGCCCGGGCTGTGAGGCTCGGTGTCGCTGACCGGGTGCACGTCCTGCCGTACGTGCCGTACGACCAGGTCGCGCGGTTCCTGTCGGCTGGGGACGCTGCGGTGAGTCCGCTGATTCACCTGCCCAACCACGAGATCGCATTGAGTAACAAGTTCTTTGAGTATTCGCACGCTCGGCTGCCGATCGTGGTCAGCGACGTGAAGACGATGGCCGAGATGGTACGGACCACGGGCCAGGGTGAGGTGTTCCGGGCCAAGGACGTGGACGACTACGTCCGGGCGGTCCGTGCGGTGCTCGCCGACCCGGAGCGTTACCGGGCGGCCTACGACCGCCCGGGCCTGCTGCAGAGCTGGACGTGGGAGGCGCAGGCCGCGGTGCTGGACGCCGTCTACCACCGGCTGCTGCCGATGCGTCCTCCCACGCCAGGCAGGGCGGGCGAGCCCGCTCTGGGCGATCCACGGTCCGCGCTCGCGGTGGACACGTGACCTGGTGGGTTCCGGCGTGGCAACTGCGACTACTGCCGGAACCGGTGCCGGCCGTCCGGCTCATCGGCGGCGATGCGACCGGCGATACCGTCTCGGTGGTTCCGGATGCCACGGGCGCGACCGTGCGGGCCCGGATTCCGTTGGACCGGTTGCCGGACGGCGCCGGCCCGGTTGGCGAGCTGCGCACCATCCGGGCGCACGCGGACGCGTCCGGCGCCACCGGCGTGGCTGCGCTGCGCGGTGCCCCGCGGGCGGTGCTGCGCCGGGGCGCCCGGCTGCACCTCCTGACCACCACCGACCACAAGGGCCAGCTTGTCATCGCCGTAGCACCCGTCACGCCGCGCCGGTTGATGGCCGGCCTGCGGCGCAGGCTTCCACTAGGAGGAAAGTAGTAGTCATGAACATCTGCGTCGTAGCGCTCGGGAAGATCGGGCTGCCGCTGGCCGTGCAGTTCGCGACGAAGGGGCACCGGGTGCTCGGTGCCGACGTGTCCGAGCGGGTCGTCAACCTGGTCAACAACGGGGCGGTGCCGTTCCCGGGCGAGGCCGACCTGGACGACAAGCTCAAGGAGGTTGTCGCCGCCGGTCTGCTGTCGGCCACCACCGACACCGCCGCGGCGGTCGCCGAGTCCGAGGCCGTCGTGGTCGTCGTTCCGCTGTTCGTCGACGCCGAAGGCGTGCCGGACTTCGGGTGGATGGACGACGCGACCCGGGCGATCGCGCGCGGGCTCAAGCCGGGCACGCTGGTCAGCTACGAGACCACGCTGCCGGTGGGTACCACCCGCAACCGCTGGGCGCCGATGCTCCAGGAGGGCTCTGGCCTGACCGCCGGCACGGAGTTCCACCTGGTCTTCAGCCCTGAGCGGGTGCTCACCGGCCGGGTCTTCGCCGATCTGCGCTGCTACCCGAAGTTGGTCGGCGGCATCGACGAGGCCTCCGCCGCGCACGGCGTGGAGTTCTACCAGTCCGTGCTCGACTTCGACGAGCGCCCCGACCTGGCCCGCCCGAACGGCGTGTGGGACCTCGGCTCCGCCGAGGCCTCCGAGCTGGCCAAGCTCGCCGAGACCACGTACCGGGACGTCAACATTGGTCTCGCCAACCAGTTCGCCCGGTTCGCCGACAGCGTCGGGGTGGACGTCCTCAAGGTCATTGAGGCGTGCAACACCCAGCCGTACAGCCACATCCACACCCCGGGCATCGCCGTCGGCGGGCACTGCATCCCGATCTACCCGCGGATGTATCTGTGGAACGACCCGGCGGCCACGGTGGTCCGCTCGGCTCGGGAGGCGAACGCGATGATGCCGCAGTACGCCGTCGACCTGCTCGCCGCCGCATACGGCGAACTGGCCGACGCCGAGGTGTTGGTGCTGGGCGCCAGCTACCGGGGCGGGGTCAAGGAGTCGGCGTTCTCCGGCGTCTTCCCGATCGTGGAGGCGTTGCGCGCCCGCGGTGCCAAGCCGTACGTGTCGGACCCGATGTACACCTCGGAGGAACTGGCCGCGCACGGCCTGCCGCCGCACGAGGGTCAGGAGGTCACGGCTGCGGTGATCCAGGCTGACCACGCCGAGTACCGCACCCTGGCCGCGAGCGACCTGCCGTCGGTGCGGGTGCTGGTGGACGGCAGGCGGGTCACCGACCCGGCCCGCTGGGCGGACGTCCGTCGCGTCGTCATCGGCGGCTGACCCGGCTCACCCACGCGACCGGGCCCCGACCGTACGGTCGGGGCCCGGTCGCGTCTCGCCTCAGCCCTCGGCGAGCCCCGGCGGCGGGTTGTCCACGTCGCGGGAGATCACCTCGCCCTTGGCGTCGACCCAGCCCCTGGGGCGGGCGGGGTTCCCGGCCACCAGCTGGTACGGCTCGACATCCTTGGTCACCACCGACCCAGCGGCGATCATGGCGTACTCGCCGACCTCGATCCCGCACACCAGAGTGGCGTTGGCGCCGATGGAGGCGCCCCGGCGGACCAGCGTCGGGGTGATGGTCCAGTCCGGGTTCTGCGCGCGGGGCCGGAAGTCGTTGGTGAAGACCGCGCACGGGCCGACGAAGACCTCGTCCTCGATCGTCACACCCTGGTACACCGAGACGTTGTTCTGGATCTTCACCAGGTCGCCGACGGTGACCCCGGCGTCGACGTACACGTTGCGGCCGATGACGCAGCCCGCGCCCACCATTGCGGTGGACCGGATGTGGGCCAGGTGCCAGACCTTCGTGCCGTCGCCGACCTGGGCGCCGGACTCCACGTCGGCGCTGGGGTGGACGAAGACCGGCGGCCGGTTGTTGGTGTCAGTCATGTCAACTCGCATCGGTCGGAGGACGCGGCGTCGCGCCGCTCGGGGAATCGCCCGGAACCACCAGCCGCGGCCGTCGGAGCGCCGCCAACCGGCACCGCCCGCAACGTCGCCGTCCGGGCGGACGGACTCGGCGTAGCATAGCGATC
The sequence above is a segment of the Micromonospora sp. WMMA1363 genome. Coding sequences within it:
- a CDS encoding acyltransferase translates to MTDTNNRPPVFVHPSADVESGAQVGDGTKVWHLAHIRSTAMVGAGCVIGRNVYVDAGVTVGDLVKIQNNVSVYQGVTIEDEVFVGPCAVFTNDFRPRAQNPDWTITPTLVRRGASIGANATLVCGIEVGEYAMIAAGSVVTKDVEPYQLVAGNPARPRGWVDAKGEVISRDVDNPPPGLAEG